cattaataaatataaatacagtagtacaataataaatataaatccaatatACTATAATGAATATTTattcaatagtgcaataatacatatgaatacaatagctcaataataaatataaatacaatattgcaataataaatattaatacaatagtacaataataaatataaatacaattgtggATTAATAAATAGAAATACAGtagtacaataataaatataaatagaatagtacaacaataaatataaatgcattagtgcaataataaatattaatacaatagtacaataataaatataaatacaattgtggATTAATAAATAGAAATACAGtagtacaataataaatataaatagaatagtacaacaataaatataaatgcattagtgcaataataaatattaatacaatagtacaataataaatataaatacaattgtggATTAATAAATAGAAATACAGtagtacaataataaatataaatagaatagtacaacaataaatataaatgcattagtgcaataataaatattaatacaatagtgcaataataaatataaatacaatagtactataatatatatttatacaaaaatgtaataatacattttaatacaatagtaaaataattaatatgaatacaatatttaaataataaatatgctCTGACATTATAGTATTTTCTTTTCAcatgtttatgttcctttaagacagaGCAGAAAACACATAATAAACTCTTATACTGtattaaacacttaataaaaaaaaaaaacatctcattTATTTCTTTAACAATTGCAACTTTGATATTTAGCACATTCAGCTGCAAAACCTATCCTTCCTATTACTAACTAAAGTCAGGCCCTAGACCTTTTACAACTACACAAAAATGCCAGCATGAAAATGATAATATTTTCTGTTTACAGATATGGAAACCTGCATTCCCTGTTCAGAAGATCAGTGGTCCAATCAAGGAAGAGACACCTGTATTCCAAGAAATGTAGAGTTCCTCTCATATGAAGACCCATTGGGTGCTGCTCTTGCTGCTGTGGCTGTTGTCCTGGCTGTAATAACTGCATTAGTGTTGGGACTTTTTATATTAAATTGGGACAGCCCTGTAGTCCGAGCCAATAACAGGGGCCTCAGCTTCTTGCTCCTGTTTGCCCTCATGTTCTCCTTCCTCTGCTGCTTGTTATTCATTGGGTATCCTAGAAAAGGAACTTGTCAGCTGCGACAAAcagtatttggatttttttttactgcTGCTGTCTCTTCTGTCCTGGCTAAAACCATCACAGTTGTCATTGCATTCAAAGCCACAAAGCCTAATAGCAAATTAAGGAAATTGCTAAGGCCCAGCATGTCCTACCATTTTGTCCTTGTCTGCTCATTGGGTCAGGCTGTTATATGTACTGTGTGGTTAATCACTTCTCCTCCTTACCCAGACTATGACACCCAGTCCGTCACAGGGAAGATGATATTAAAATGTAATGAAGGATCCCCTATTGCATTCTATATTGTTGTTAGTTACTTGGGAGTTCTTGCTGCTCTGAGTTTCCTTGTTGCTTTTGCAGTAAGGAAGGTGCCTGATCGTTACAATGAAGCCCAGATGATCACCTTCAGCATGCTGGTGTTTTGCAGTGTCTGGATCTCCTTTATCCCAGCCTACCTGAGTTCCAACAGCAAATATATGGTGGCTTTGGAGATCTTCGCCAtcctggcatccagcagtgggataCTGGGCTGTATCTTCTTCCCCAAGTGTTACATCATCATGCGGAGACCAGATCTAATTAGCAAAGGGAACTTTATAACTAAACACACAAATATCAAAACATAGATCCTCATTGTTATTTGGATAAACAATTTACAAAagaacatttacaaaaaaacacttGCACGTTTctaatttttatataatttgggCAAGTTTATAAGTGTCACCTTAAAGTTAGCGCAGGTCActataagcaatattgtgactgtGCAATCTTGTTTGCATATAATAAGTAAAAGTGTTTGCTTGAGGGAAAACAAAATTTGTACTTGTTGGGTTATCAGGACTGAAGACATCTAGTAAaggctaaggggcctatttattatggtgcgagcgggcatgatccgatatagcggatcatgtccgctgcacatcaataaatgacaacagcatacactgtcggcatttatctttgcaccagcagttcttgtgaactgcttgtgcaatgccgccccttgcatatTTGTggccggggtgtcaatcaacctgatcgtattcgagcAGGTTGATTTATGTCAgtcacctcagagcaggcaaacatgttatggagcagcgctctttagaccgctgcttcataacttctgtttctggcgagtctgaaggctcgcggaaacaaggggcatcaagctccatacggatcttgataaaggATAAAACAATGTgcagcaaacacaacataaatacattaatataaactgTTACACTCTCTGTTTGAAGTAATGGATGTATGTAGCAATAAGACTAGGAAAGTCAGTATGTTGGCCAACGTCATACAGAGACCAAGGTTAGAATTAAAATTCAATACATTTAttgtataaaagttaaaaaaacatttttggggagACCTCTGTAACGCACacttttatctgtttttttaaaatggaacaGGAGCAtattagtttaaataaatctatttttaatgaAGAGAATAGAACATGTTTGTTGATGAAATCTTTAATACTATTGATAACCCCAGCTATGTGAATGATCTAATGGGTCTGTTTGTACAACTTGAAAAACTATTATTAACTGATCTACGGCTCATGTGGGATGTTGTGTCTTTTaatcattacattaaagggacagtcaacaccagaatttgtgttattttaaaagatagataatccctttattacccattccccaggtttgcataattaacacagttatattaatatactttttacctctgtgattaacttgtatctaagcatcttctgacagccccctgatcacatgacattttatttattatctattgactttcattttagtcaattagttcagtgtctgccacaagtcacgggcatgatcacaatgttatctatgtgactcacatgaactagctctcccctgttgggaaaagcaaataaaaagcatgtgatgaggaacgacttccggtgggcgggtgtAAGTAAAAGTCGCAGCACAGAGAGCTCCGGAGCTTTTGAGCTGAAAATTAGAGAGAATCTGTAGCGAACACCCCCAAACAGAGCTGGATTCCTTGGCAGGAGGGTTACTAACCTGCCCGGACATCAGACAGCACGGAATCTACCAGCTGATTCCCCCACCGCATAGTCGCAAGATAGAAAAAGTGGAGACCGGCTGCGGCTGCAGCCATACTAACAGTGATAAGTAAGAGactctttaaaaaattaaaaaaaaactcacgtTCACATAAGGGGGTAGGGGACAAACGCCCATCCACTCTGTATATCCCCTTAGGCAATAAACTTGCGGCGCAAGAGGGAGCTTAGTCACTGGCGGGAAAAGCCGCCATTACTCTCAGAGATCATAAGTGTGCTACAGCGGCTCCTCACTCCTTACAAGAGCGGCAGGAAAATAAACTACAGCAAGATACCCCAAAAGTTGTTACTCAGTCCCACTCACCCCTATAGCAGCACAGGGGAATACTTTTCTCAGACGATAGGCAGCATTGGGACAGTGAGGCATCAGACTTGGCAAACTGCACCTACTAGTCAGAAAAATGACTATACCCCACAGGAGCAGAGAATAATCAGACATTCCTTAAAATAACAAAAAGAAGACATAATCACCTATTTTATACCTGATGCCTGAACCTAGCTATCTCACACAGGcaaattaaactgataagaataggtATTTTGGGGTGAGGTGTCTGCTGACACAGAACAATTATTGTCACGCTGGGGAGAGAGTGCAGCTCAGGGAGCCCTTGTACGGATTGCTTAAACTGTCGGCTCACCACACATCAGGTATACCGCCTTTGCAATACTAGTGTTTGGCATTAACAGCATGCAGGGCTAGGTGCTGGGTCCCATGCCTCCCCGCTCACCCACCGCACACTAATCTCTCTGCTAGGCTTGAGTAGTTCACCACTCAGGGGCCCTGAGGCACTTAACAAAGCCTGTTAAATTAACATAACTGAGGATCACGATTGAAAGACTCTTTgacctgtatgcaaaaatattataatTCTTACACTAAAAAAACAGCCACTATGGCGAACAGGCTTAAAAACGCAGAAAAGAAAAAGAACCACCTGGAGACACCACAAATTGCACCAAGTGCAGAGGAAACGACAACCACAAATTTTATTGACATCCACCCTATTGTATCTCAGATATCAGCCCTATTCCTGCCAAAGATAGATCAGCTTCAAACTGGAATGGACTCGCTCACTACTGAAGTGAAATCCTTCAATGGCAGACTAACACAAGTGGAACAAAGAGTTACGGAAGGTGAAACCCGCCATAGGGAAGCTGAAACTAATATTCAAACGCTACAACAACAGGCAGATCGTTTGTCGGCGAAGAacgacgacctggagaacaggtcgagaAGAAATAACATACGGATAGTGGGTATACCAGAGTCTCTTCCGGGTACGCAACTGATAGAGTTTGCTGAAAACACCTTGCCCAACTTATTACATGTCCCCAGATCATGCCTGCCATGTACagtagaaagggctcacagaataGGAGATCCAAGAAGACAAGGAAAAAAGAACCAACAGCCGAGACAGGTAATGGTGAGGTATCTTAACTTCAAGGCAAAGATCAACATCTTGCAAGCGTACAGAAAGATTCCATCCTTGGAATATGAGGGCAAAAAAATGTACCTGTTCCAAGATTACTCGGCGGCGGTAGCAGCCAGAAGGAAAGAATTTTCACCCTACTGCAAACAGCTAATGGAGCAGGGTAGAACAGCGGCCCTGCTTTAACCAGCGAGACTACGCCTGCACACAACAAATGGACCTTTGTTCTTTGAGTCCCCACAGCAGCTCAAACTACATTTACAAAGAGAGAAAGATCTTCAATCAAGGTCGGATCAGGAGGGTTCACCCTCTGCCTCAGGAACCTGAAGACTGACTCCAGGGCTACAGAGAAAGAAC
This genomic stretch from Bombina bombina isolate aBomBom1 chromosome 4, aBomBom1.pri, whole genome shotgun sequence harbors:
- the LOC128655831 gene encoding vomeronasal type-2 receptor 26-like, whose product is MFIQLHIPRSTCSDTCHSGYRKSTRQGEPSCCYDCVPCSEGEITNATDMETCIPCSEDQWSNQGRDTCIPRNVEFLSYEDPLGAALAAVAVVLAVITALVLGLFILNWDSPVVRANNRGLSFLLLFALMFSFLCCLLFIGYPRKGTCQLRQTVFGFFFTAAVSSVLAKTITVVIAFKATKPNSKLRKLLRPSMSYHFVLVCSLGQAVICTVWLITSPPYPDYDTQSVTGKMILKCNEGSPIAFYIVVSYLGVLAALSFLVAFAVRKVPDRYNEAQMITFSMLVFCSVWISFIPAYLSSNSKYMVALEIFAILASSSGILGCIFFPKCYIIMRRPDLISKGNFITKHTNIKT